One Danio rerio strain Tuebingen ecotype United States chromosome 7, GRCz12tu, whole genome shotgun sequence genomic window, tcatggtttggggttacatttattatgggggtgtgtgagagatctgcagaggagatggcaacatcaacagcctgaggtatcaagacatttgtgctgcccattacattacagaccacaggagagggcaaattcttcagcaagatagcgctgctccttatacttcagcctccacatcaaagctcctgaaagcaaagaaggtcaaggtgctccaggattggccagcccagtcaccagacatgaacattattgagcatgtctggggtaagatgaaggaggcattgaagatgaatccaaagaatcttgatgaactctgggagtcttgcaggaatgttttctttgccattccagatgactttataaaggcatgatcatattttattttggtaaaataagtgtaatctagaggcctttgcctttcatattagccacttctgataccaaatgatcaactcgaAGTCAAGCTATTGTTTGTTGTTCCTATTGTttgttgtcaggtagtgtacacagtACACAAAATTATTATGTAAAAACGTTTATTTTCTATGCGATGAGTCACAATTAATCTCTTGTTTATTTTCCATAGGAAGCGTTAGGTGATGTTGTGTACTGTGGGCTTCCAGAAGTGGGAACAAAGCTTGATCAAATGGGTGAGAATGAATTTCTTCATCTTAAGCTTTAGTTTATACTTCTGCCTCGAGTGATCgtcgtgacccacggcgcatgccttgcgttttgccatgcatttatacttctgtgcactatttgtgttgctctgcaataacactttaacTTCTAACGTTaactggcagtgaggtttttatgtttctctgtatcgagtttcttagctggtgttttgttttttctaccttaatgtagaagtagctcaaactcgctcattcagaggcgagAACCaatggacatgcaacaactttaatcataaggtaaacacaaaacaacagtttccatccggagctccctcacgggactccacacttgtaaacaatcgctccatcgggctcgtgcggctctcggtccctgcctacactcatcagcgctaccaagccgagcAATctcagagcttgcgctatgctcCGTAGCGACgtgtagttatattttttgagagCTGCGCATCAGCGTCGGCCACAGCAAGGGCTATGTGTCCATGTGCAGCCTGCACCAGAGCATACAGGTGCActtcacgcagaagtataaaataGCCTTTACACCTTTCAACTGTTTTTGCACGTAAAATATGACTTCTTTTTTTCCGCAGAGGAGTTCGGGGCTTTAGAAAGTGTCAAAGCTGCTAGCGAGTTGTATTCTCCATTGACTGGAGAAGTGACAGCAATCAACACAGAGCTGACAGAAAACCCCGCACTAGTAAATAAAGCCTGCTATGAAGGCGGTGAGTGCAAGTGCTACCAGGAAATACTGTATTACACAAAATACtgtaatgacaatataatatataacgaACAATCCTCCCTCTTCCAGGCTGGTTAATTAAAATGACCATAGAGAAACCTGCAGAACTTGATGAACTCATGGATGAAGCTGCTTACGAAAAATTCATCAAATCCCTCGATtcgtaaaccttttttttttatcatggatGATGAAGCCTTTAAGATGGCCGCTTTAGAAACCTGATGTTAGATTGAGTACTAATCCGATTCTTTCCGatctatttattttgatttttgtaattgtttttctctctctccaccAAAATAATATTTGGTAATGTGTTCTGTAGATTAACAGACTTTGCAGTCAAAAGCCAAACATTTCTAAGGGCTTTTGGGGACAGTTTGAGGTGCTTTATATGGACTCAAACCAAGAGAGGGCTGGCTCTGCTGATtgtcttcaatatatatatatatttttagttattatttgttgatattAATAATGTGTGAGGCTAAAGTAATATGACatgcaataaaaacaacaatgtaGCATTTTGAGCCATATTTTGCCTCTGTTTTATGGTGCTGTTTGCTCACTTTCATATTCAGATACTGTCACTAAGTCACTCATTCTTGTCatgtttaataatgaataattctTAAACGGTTTAACTAATGAGTGCACAGTACTGTTCACCGGATGTAatagtatacactacctgacaaaagttttaggaacagcaaataataacttgacttctagttaatcatttagtgtcagaagtggcttatatgaaaggcaaagtctCTAGCCAAAGTCTctttaccaaaataaattatgatcatgtcttaatttttaattatttaattagggcagtaaggtctgactttgctcaaacaaaagtcttgtcacttaacagaaataatgtccagtatagaatataaagtcatgctgcagtggaagcagaatgaatattgtgtatgacttccatgagcttgaaggactgcatccatacatctctgcagtgactcaaatcactgattaataaagtcacctggaatggcaaagaaagcgttcctgcaggactcccagagttcatcaagattctttggattcatcttcaacgcctcctccatcatcttaccccagacatgctcaataatgttcatgtctggtgactgggctggccaatcctggagcaccttgaacttctttgctttcaggagctttggtgtgaaggctgaagtataaggagcagcgctatcctgctgaagaatttgccctctcctgtggtttgtaatgtaatgggcagcacaaatgtcttgatacctcaggctgttgatgttgccatccactctgcagatctcttgcatgtcctcatactgaatgtaaccccaaaccataagtttttcttcaccaaacatgactgatttctgtgagaatcttgtgtccatgtGAGTCCCAGTAAGTCTTCTGCGGTATttgcagatgattcatcagaaaaatctgacactgaccaactagaagtcaagttatataACAGACAGAAATCAAGATGGctgagccttacatttctgtgatggaggttttctcattattttgaactcATGGAAGAAAGGTATTGAAAGGGGGATTGTGTCAATGAACATAGTTTTACTGTACTAATAAGACAAacatacaaaagtagcaaacattgCTTTCAACTTTCACGGCATGTTTAgcgtcaggaagttctcagaaggtaACAATATtctaatctttttttaattattatttttttaaatagtaaatgaatGTGTAGGTTATATAGTTTGTCGTTAAACGCAGAGCCTTTCTATTTAAAAAACAGAAAGATACCCTGCATGTTCTGAAAGAGCCTCAGGGAGGtatgaaaaagtaactcaaaagtaacgtgacgcattactttccttaaaagtaactaaggccccgtttacactgtcagttaaatgtgacccaattacaattttttacatgtgacacagatcggatgtGTTCTATGACCTTGTAAACATGAAACGAAACGCATGTATTTGGATATTCttagatcggtttcaggcctccatAAGGGGAAataaatcggatatgtgacaatgcgactgtcatgtaaacagctCAGATTTAGGCATTCCTTTTTGTATGTCATTAATCTTGCGACGATGTGGTGCTTCTCTgcggtttaatgacgtagaaggaaaAGCGTGTGGAGATGCCGCCGCGGTGAACAGCAACAACATCGAAGGAAGGAGGAAAAGTGGAGGAGGAAAGTAGTCAGTCgtcacaatttgctcccaccagacctgagatctttCGTACCCataaattcctctgaatggtggaggacaccatatatagcatagctgcgatgacggccctttcccttctcctccacctcaaaatcattttaaagttgggcgatcTTCGCATATTTCGAAGAGCTAGAACaaaaaaagcaagacaatttctttcATCGTagctagtgtggcgcagatgctagaactCGCCTTTACACGTGCACGACATCGTAAAtagtatggcaagtgtaaacacatgtatcagatatgggtcacaattaacgTGTATatggacaaacaaaaaaatcaggcaacaaatcggaattaagcaatcaagacctgacagtgtaagcAGGGCCTTAATGCAACaggttacttttttggggagtaactcaatattgtaatgcattactttctaaagtaactttcccaaaCACTGGccatggttttgcaatcaaaaaatgccattttaatggaagtcaatggggcaaaaacggccccaaacataacaaaaggataGTCTATATGCCAAGAGTATATTGTTAAAGCTTTTTTCCCAAAATATATATGCCAAACTAAGAATTGTCACGAAAAATCATTGCATTTCCTGAAACACAGAggaagttatggccaaattaggcctcaaaatcacctcagaatGGATGAAAACATTCCTGATAGCACATAAGGGTTACTAACATTAGCTACATGCTAACATTTACACAACTTTCAATGAATGTTAAAaaattgtatgagtgtgtatgggtgtttctcagtgctgggttgcagcatccgctgtataaaacatatgctggaatagttggtggttcattccgctgtggcgacctctgaaatagagactaagctgaagaaaaataattGAATGTCAAAGGATTGTCTGAGAACATATCCTAGCGTGcagtttcaaaataaaatcatTCTTAACTACAGATTGCTGTTATTATCAGAAATGTTGTTTCAGATACTGCAACGAAAATTATTTGAGACAAAGTTTAGTTTTTGAACAGTTCTTAGTAGTCTTTAGTTTTGTATAGTATGGAGTTTTTGTTTGTCTCTTGATGCTGGGAAGGAAGAGCACACACGTGCAGAAGGGAACCATGGCCACTTGTCAGCCCAAAACACCTTGACCTTTGCCCTCAGATTAAAACACTGATGAGTTTCAGTGTTCCAGCGATCAATGATTAATGAAGGCTGATCATAGTATCGTTTTCCCTCAAGAAAATCTCAAACTGGGTTAAAGTGTTTACATCTCGTTTACATTTGTTAGGAAGTGTTAACGTTTTGGCCAATATGACATGTGCTAAAACTATTTAATCATGCATATTATATTTGTTCTCATTTGATCATCACATAATTGttgtgacaatatatatatatatatatatatatatatatatatatatatatatatatatatatatatatatatatatatatatatatatatatatatatatatgtgtgtgtgtgtatatacacaacaATTATGTGATGATCAAATGAGAACAAATATAATATGCATGATTAAAATAGTTTTAGCACTTGTCATTGTATATACATgtcattgtatatatatattattggatcttttttaaagaaactgaaatataaatgcaattaaaactttattacgATGAATAATAGGATAAAAATATTtggataaaataaaacatgtaaataaatacatgtatctaAATATTCTCCAAATACcattttaaactaatttacaatcacttttacagtaatatttatgGACCAGGATAACCATATACCAGGGTCAGAGGCATTTGAAAGAtatcaaattataataaaactgcTTTTTGATAATCCATATTAAATAATTACTACACTGCTTTTGGGTCATACtataataaagtatttaaattaatctgttgtggtaattctatagtaatTATTGTAAtgaaacaattagtaatacagaCATATCACCCAATACTACATGATAAAGTACAACACACTCAGTTTACTGTAGTTAAAACGAAGAATACTACAGTTTTTGTTTCAGATTACTATAGTTGGTGCATTCATTAACAACatgttgtaaatattataaaCGTTGCTACAGGATGGCTCAATAAATACTATTGAATACTATAGTATTGTTTCATGAGGGGAAGtaaagcttttattattattattatttaatccttAAATAACAAAGAGGCATTTTCAACTTCCATTGTTAAACATAGATAACATTAGATCCAAgcagcatataataaacaaaacattacaaaataataataacaacataaataaattttaaacaatacaaaaagaaaatacattacattCAGGGGGGTCAGTCCATCTAAGTTGACAGAAGCTCAAGGCATCTTTTGTTTTTACCTGTTTTTtagatttatataaaattttgcaatcattttaaatgttttgaaacaaggagaaactttaacaaatctacatttgtggaTATAAAATTTTGCTACAATCAACATATTATGAGGGGAAGTCCTGCATAACACGTCTTACAGCGCCCACTAGTGATCGATTTTCAATCACGTCcgtcaaaatgaaaataatagtaacatgcaggtgtttttttttaattagcatatTGTGATGAAGTTCATTATTTTCTGTAATGTACTGATAAACATTAGACTTTCAGATGTTTTAGATTCGTTACACACAACTGAAGTTGTTCAAAGCCTGATGAGTTTTGTGTATTGCATGACAAACAATATCTGTATTTTCTGCACGACTGTGGTCTGTCACTGAACTGCTACTTGTCGAACTTTTAATGTGCCTCTGTCCAGTATCCACGTGTTGATTTATCGCAACGAAACCCAGCTTCACACTTCCTGCACACTGGCGCTTCGCtcaacgctattggctgttttcttCACTTCCCATAAAACCCTGCGTTGTCACTTCCTTTTCCCTTTCAGCCATTTTCCGCTAAGGACGGTATGTTCATTTATTCCAGCTAAACATGTAGTTTATCCGTATTAATCCTCAGTTCTAAGTTATCTTGCAATCATTTAAGTCATAAAACCTGAATCTGGTCGTAGTTTTATACCCGTTACTGGCTGTATTGTTGAAGTTAGACAATGTTGAGAAAAAATAAACGAGTAGTTTTTTGACACCGAGCACTGTGGCGGTTTTCAATTCATGTTTGGATGTGTATTTCCAACATGTAGCCGCTTTTACCTAACCAATTGCTGTGTTAATGCAGAGCTAACTAATACGGCACTTTAAAAGTGGGCTAAAGCTTATTATCTGCCTTTTTAACTCAAGTTGGTTGTATTATTAGCGCCGTGGTCCACAAGCATGACAGCGTCCGAGTAACTGAGCCGACATGCAGCATAGTGGCTTGTGGatttaaggggtagttcacccaaatctGGCCATGTTCTCGACCTTTATACTGGTTTTAAATAATtagagtttctgtcttctgttgaacacaacattctgaggaaacctgtaaccattgacttccatagtatttgtttttcctactgttcAAGTCAGCGGTTACACGCTTTTTAGCCTGTTTTCCCCGAATATCTTGTGCAGCTGAAAAAAAACTCAGTTTTTTTTAACCACTTAATTGAGAGCACAATTtcattttgtggtgaactatcaCTTGAATATAAGCAAATGTGTCATAAGTATTCATGAAGCAAAGGTTAAAGTTgtgtattgaggtaaagttggttgtaTATTCTCACCGTCCTTCATTTATTTAAAGCTCCCTATGTTATCTACTACACTAAATTGAATATAAGATCCGAAatcatgtaaatatgacttgaaaacaatattagcactatttaattgactttaaACTTTGTTGTAGTTTGTTattattggctgctaatatgacttcactatttagagtttgcaaatgacattaaggagaaagtccgtgTGCAAATAAAAACCCAACTGTACCTTAAGTTGTCAACAGTAGTCTGTTGAAGACCATGTAGGTTGAAATGTTATAATAAATCCTTTTTCAGAGCTTAAGTGCAGTGTACggatttctttttttactgtatCGACTGTTGTCAACGTCTGGAATGGATGAATAGGTTTTTAATTGTCCTACGAGGAGAATGGGTGTGGAATAGTTTTAGGACTACTTTGATAAAATTTTTTggttcacttcaaatgttgactactgtatatgtgAACTGTTTATTTTCGCATTAGGAGTGAACAACCATGGCTCCCAGCCGGAATGGCATGATTTTGAACCCTCACTTTCATAAAGACTGGCAGAAGAGAGTGCGCACCTGGTTCAACCAGCCTGCCAGAAAGATCCGCAGGTAATAAGTGTGTCCACACATGTGTTGAAGGTTTATGATGAgcatcactttattttaattcatctCATTTGTACCTCAGACGTAAGGCCCGCCAGGCAAAGGCCCGTCGTATTGCTCCAAGACCAGTTTCTGGACCTCTTCGGCCAGTAGTCAGGTGTCCGACCATCCGCTACCACACCAAGGTCCGTGCCGGACGTGGCTTCACCTTGGAGGAGCTGAAGGTACAGTTGTCTAGTCAGTGCCTGATGTTCAGGAAAAGGTCGGCTAAAAATTAAAAAGGTCATTTACACATGTTCCAAACACTTTTACTTagtctttaatatatatatatatatatatatatatatatatatatatatatatatatatatattatcatgcCTAGAACAAAGTGATTTTCTTTCCCCAATTCTTATGTTTAGTTTGAACGAACCaatttagttaagccttttatttacacattttaatttagtttaacacCTGATTTAAATGCTCTTCAACACTTGATTAATTttcttatgttttttatttatttatttatttaaatggcgTGTTCGGACTTAAATTTTCAGTGCAGTCTTTCAGTAGAGGTCCTTTCAGAATTTCTTTTTATAAACTTGAGTTTGGATGACATGAGGCTGAGTAAATGGCTGTTTTAATTTTCTGGTATAAATGACACATTGAAGGATTAGTTCTCAAAAAAGGCATAAATAATTACTCATCATGCCCTTCCAATGCCCCGaaaccttcattttttttttttaaaagataaatgaaaatattttagatgaattTCAAGAGCTCTTATATCCTAGTTAGCAAGGGTcctgagatgttcaaagtccagacaAGGAGCCAAAAACTGACTTAAGtggttaaactttatttttatgccaaaaaaaaaattcccaatgTCTTTTGCTTCAGATCACAGTGGGTTTACTATGGGCAATATGTCGCTTGCCTGTTCTGCTACTGACTCTAATGGCAATGCATCGTATTGCCCATAGTAAACACACACCCTGACCTGATGCAGGAGTGCTTTAGGAAAGCAAAAtcatatttactattttatttgtttattgttattttttttgcacaaaacatttgggctgcacgatattggaaaaaactggcATTGCATTATTTTATTCTTCTGTGACGCATATATACATCGATTGATTAGGATGATTTTGTAATTTAGCGCATCTGAgaaatataataaaccaaaacACAAGCCTTGATTAAAAACAGTGGTGCAAAGATACAAATATAATGCACTGTATTATATGCTTTTCTTAGTCGAGCAGTATTCAGgcaaaaaataatcaaatgtataaatatattgcatatagttttattatatacaaatgtataaatatattgcatatagttttattatatacaaatgtataaatatattgcatatagttttattatatacaaatgtataaatatattgcatatagttttattatatacaaatgtataaatatatttaaatatgaattgttttcatcgtgtgtgtgtatacataataAAAGGAAAGATTCAATGTATTTTTCGTTTGGATGCTTTAATCTGGCTTTAAATGCTCAGTCACGGGTCCTTAAACGCATGTAAATTCTATACAGTTTAGTCACTTTATGGCtaaactttgcaatgactccacaaatcatgTTGTTTCatgtgtttcccaaccctgttcttaaaggcacaccaacagtacacattttggaTTCCTCCTTTATCTCACCCATTAGCTTCAGGTTTTGTAGCcttatgttctgatgagttgattctgGTTTGATTAGGTTTAAGTTGTTTAGTGTTGGTGAGCCTttgggaacagggttgggaagcACTTATTTTAACACTGGATATAGTTAACCATTACCCCAACAGAGCATTGAATGTCCTGCGATTTGACTATTGTGggtgtgcacattgcaatatcaatgctgaaacaatatattgtgcagccctacttcatatgattacagttgatgGACTCTTTTGACTATTTGCACTTCCTTTTCTAGACTTTCAATGTCTCTGCACCGTTGCTGTTTGTGGAGGATGAGAGGGCTCtctgatttaatctaaaatatcttaatttgtgttgagATTGAATGATGGGATCAtgggattggaatgacatgatgatcttgatttttaagtgaactaatcATTCAACTGTCCTTTTCCTTGCTCATAAATGACTCTTAAAAACAGTCAAATGATGACAATTCTCCGGAATCTCTGTACTTCCTTGATGATCCACTTTGAACCCTTTTTGCTGATGACTGTATTTGACTCGTGTCAGGGCTCTTCCAGCATAAACAAGTCTCACAATCTTCTGATTGCGTTCTTAAAATGCCCACACAGGCAGCTGGAATCAACAAAAAGGTGGCCCGCACCATTGGCATCTCTGTTGACTCACGCCGTCGCAACAGATCCACAGAGTCTCTGCAGGCCAATGTCCAGAGGCTGAAGGAATACCGCACCAAACTCATCATCTTCCCCAGGAAGGCGGCTAAGCCCAAGAAGGGAGACAGTACTGTAAGTGACCGGCTTCAGCTCATCATTTGATGTTGTctgattaaatataaaacatattactaatagctagtgtttttttttttccatacaaataaacttccggtgacttcaattttatacagttccttttacagcatcgatgttgtaatgaatacaattataatataatCTGTTAAATAGAcgtaagcattcatttagtagtTCAAGTTGAAAACGAGAAGACAAGCCGTTTCCACGCATGCGTCATCAGaagcagcaggctagcgcagaagctctgTGAAAATGCTCTTGAAAAtcaatgttcatattttaaagacacggtGGGGAATCATGTAATATAATGCAATGCTTGttcattctgagacccactttcaagagttcacactaccTATTACTTGAGACTGAGAGAACTCAAGAGAaacttgagcccagggctcccgcctggtcataTAGCATAAAGGGCATCCATGATCAGGAAGTTGTAGAAGGATGAAAAAGGGGGAACGATGGGGTGGATGAGGGGTTTCTTCAAGTCGAAGATGATGGGAGTGAAACAAACTGGGCTAATTATTGAAGGCTAGGATTCACTAATAATTT contains:
- the gcshb gene encoding glycine cleavage system protein H (aminomethyl carrier), b, with the protein product MAMCAALRCVSANFSAALPLLARPPHIWTCQNSLKPNVFRTLSTSSRLSGALKFTDKHEWVRVEGSVGTVGISNFAQEALGDVVYCGLPEVGTKLDQMEEFGALESVKAASELYSPLTGEVTAINTELTENPALVNKACYEGGWLIKMTIEKPAELDELMDEAAYEKFIKSLDS
- the rpl13 gene encoding large ribosomal subunit protein eL13 isoform X1; this encodes MAPSRNGMILNPHFHKDWQKRVRTWFNQPARKIRRRKARQAKARRIAPRPVSGPLRPVVRCPTIRYHTKVRAGRGFTLEELKAAGINKKVARTIGISVDSRRRNRSTESLQANVQRLKEYRTKLIIFPRKAAKPKKGDSTEEELKMATQLTGPVMPIKKVHKKEKARVISEDEKNFKAFASLRMARANARLFGIRAKRAKEAAEQDVEKKK